The following is a genomic window from Geoalkalibacter halelectricus.
ACCTCGGCGGGGGAACAGCCTTTGATGCGCGGTGCGCGGTGGAGGTTCAGCGGCCGCTGGGGGCGCACTCGTTGGGTCAACTCGGGGTGCGCCAGTTGCTGGGACAGGCAGCCGGCGATGAGGCGGCGCGACAGATCGCTGTAAGTCCGGCTGATGCTGACCGGTCCGAGCAAGGTGCGGTAGTGGGGGTGGCGGGCCACGAAACGGCCGATACCCTTCCACAGCAGCAGCAGCGGCGAGTAGGATTTTTGATACTCGCAGCGCACGAAGGAACGGCCCAATTCAAGGGCGGGACCGGTTTTTTCCAACAACTCGCGATCAAAGCGGAACAGGGTGCGCAGGTAGAGTCCCTCCGGCCCCTGGTTTTTAAGAATCTCATCGCAACGCCCCACCCGATAGGCACCGACGATCTGCTCCAGGTCGCGGTGCCAGAGAAGGATATGGGTGTAGTGGTGGTCAAAGGCGTCAAGATCGATGGGCTGTCCCGTTCCCTCGCCGGAGGCGCGAAAGGTGATCTCGCGCAAGCGCCCGATTTCGCGCAGAAGGTTGGGTGATTGCTGCAAGCTGGTCTGCCAGCATTGATAGGGGCCGCTTTCGAGGAGCAACTGCGCGGCGGGAAGATCGGCGATTTCCTGACCCAGCAAGCCGATCACAACGGGTTCGATCGGTGCGGGCAGGAGCGGCTGGGGTCTTTTTTTTCCCGGCAGGACGAATCGATTCGCGACGGATCCTTGGCCGGCAGCCAAGGCGTAGGTGCGGGCGCGCAGGTAGCCTATCAGCTCCTGGTCGCTCGGCAATGCCGCCAGGCTCTCCGGCGCCAGGGGCGAGCCGATGCGCAGGAAAATCCTCCGGCGCTGTTTGTTGAGCAATTCGCGCGGCAGCAGGGCGGTGCGCAAACCTGGATGCACCAGGCCGGCGAGTTGAAAGGCGGCGCCGTTGCTGCCGCTGAAATACACTGGAACGACCATCGCACCCGATTTGCGCACCAGGCGCCCGAGGTTGGGATTCCAGGGTGGGTCGGTCACCTGGCGGCGGTGCAGATGCAGGTGGGACACTTCGCCGGCGGGAAACACCACCAGCAGCCCGCCGCCCTTGAGCCAATTGAGACATTGCCGCAGGGGGCGAATGTTGTCGCGGGCCGAAGCTTCTCGGCCGAAAGGATCGACGGCGATGATCAGGTCGGCCATCTGGGGAATGCGTTGCAGCAGGTAGTTGGCCATGAATTTCACATCTGGACGCAGCCGTTGAAGCAGCGCGGCGAGCACCAGGCCTTCAACAGCGCCGAAGGGATGGTTGGCCACCACAAGGGCCGGGCCGCTACGCGGAACATTTCGCGTCTGTTGCTCGTCGAGGGCGACGTCGATGCCCAGGTGCCTGAGAACCCTTTCGGGGAAGGGCTCGGGACCCGGATCGGCTTGGATGTGGGAATAGATCTCCCGGCAGTGGTTGAGGCGCAGCAGACGCTCAAGGCACGCCCCCGCCAGCAGGGAGAAGGCTTTCTGCTTAACGGGGGCGCGAAACGGGCCGCTGATGCGAAACGGATCAGTGTGCGAATGGGTTGTCGACATGGCAATCCCTGCTGGATTCTCCTGGCGTTGGGTGGTGAGCCGCATGCCTTGGGATTTAAGGATGGCATGGTTAAGATGGGATGATCGGCGGGTTAAATCCACGTCAGGCGCCAATTGAAAGACGGCTGCTGCATTGCAGTCGGTGAGGGCGGCAGTGGACATTTTGTTTTCAGATGTTAAACATTGTTATAAGCAACCAAAAACCTTTGCCGGAGAAGGTGCCATCCCGCGCAGCGGGAATGGGTCGTGGACAGCGCGGCACCATAACCTAACCAGTAAGATCAGTTATTCAGTTGGTCAGCTTTTGAAGCCTCCGGAGTTTTTCGGGCGGTGCCTGCGGAATTTTCGGAGATTTGGGATGAGTGCAGTAACAGCGCGATGCGGAGGAGGATGCGATGCCCCAGGAATACAAGATGAAGGAAGCGTTGAAGATGGCGATCTCGGCCAAGAAAAACCTCATGGATTTCTATCGCCAGGCGGCCGCGATAACCGAAAACGAAAACGGCAAGAAAGTGTTCACCCGTCTCGCCGACGAGGTGCAGGAAAACGCCCGAAAGTTCTACAGCCATTACAAATGGGAAGACATCGACAGCTTCGAGACCCTGATGGAGGCCGCACCCCAGTCGAATTCAGTCATGCTGGCCGAACTGAAAAAAGCCCTCGACAAGAACCTGCATGAGCGCAAGGCACGCGAGTTGGCTCTTAAGGAACAGGAAGACATGGAGAAAACCTTCCGCCTGGCCGCATCGCACATCATCGATCCGCAGGTGCGGGCCGTTTTCGAGGAAGTCGCCCGCGATGCGCGCACCCATTACGAAATCATCGAGTCGGAATATGCGCGCACCATGGCCATGGTGCATGAAACCGACATCGATACCTACGTGCGCGAATAGTTCCTGATCCTGTTTCGCCTCCTGGCCTGCGTCACCTTGCGGATGGCGCAGGCTTTTTTTATGGGCGGCCAGGGGGCGTGCATGGCGCTTGCAAGTGTCGGACGAAGCGGCTTAAAATCCGCGCTTATCTGTTCAGCATGTGGGTTGCGACCCCATGACGGATGAATAGATATCAATTTTCTCCGAGGTAAATAACCATGAAGCTGCCCGAGCCCCTGGTGGAAGGCGTGTTGGTGCGGCGCTACCAGCGATTTCTCACCGATGTGCGCCTGGCCGACGGCAGTTTGGTCACTGCCCATACCCCCAACACCGGCAGCATGAAGCAGTGCGCCGTGCCCGGTCACCGGGTGCTGCTGTCGCGCAGCAGCAATCCGGCGCGCAAGCTCGCTTACACCCTGGAACTCATCGAGGTGGCGGGGCATTGGGTCGACACCCATACCCAGCGTAGCAACCGGGTGGTGGAGGAGGCCCTCAGCGGCGGACTCATTGCCGGTCTTGAGGGGTATCAGGTGCGCCGCGAGGTGCGCCTTGGCGCCAGTCGCATGGATTTTCTCCTGGAAAAAGCGCAAGAGCGCGCCTACCTCGAAGTCAAGAACGTCACCCTCTGCTGCCGGCCCGGAGTCGCCTGTTTCCCGGACGCCGTCACCCTGCGCGGCCAGAAACATTTGCAGGAGCTGCGCCTGGCCGTCGAACAGGGCCATCGCGCCCTGATCTTTTTTCTCGTGCAGCGCGGCGAGGCCCACGCATTCAGTCCGGCCGACCAAATCGATCCGGTGTACGGGCGGTTGCTGCGCGAGGTTTGCGCGGCGGGCGTCGAGGTATTGGCCTATCGCACCCAGGTAACGCCGACCGAGAATCGGATCGCCGAGAAACTTTTCGTGATCTTGTGAGGCACAAAAAAAGCCGAGGCACGGGGCCTCGGCTTGGCGTCAGGAACGATCGGCTATTTCTTGGCTTTCTTTTTCACTTCGAAACCGACCAGGGCCTCCGGGGTGATGACCCGGAAGGTGAAGGATTCGGTTATAAAGAGGTGAATTTCCTCGGCGGTGTGGTGGTGGTAGCCGATGGCGAAATCCTGGCCGATGGTCAGCTCGAAATCGCCGCCGCGCGCCGCGGCGAGCAGCGCCCCCTGCACCGCGTCGGAGTAGATGACGGCGCCGGTGAGCTGCTTTTCCAGCAGACTGCGCAGGGTTCCGCCAGGGGTGCTGCGCGCCAGGAATTTCCACACCTCGGGGTTGACCACCAGGTTGGCCGGACCCTCAACCCCTTCGCGCAACAAGCGCGCCTGTCCTTCCGAAACCGCGTCCACGAAAGCATCCATGTCCAGTTCCAGGGGCACCAGGGGGGCCGCGACTTCGCTGTGCAGACCCTTGATGCAGCCCGCTTCGAAGCCCTTGAAGACGGCTTGTTCCTCAAAGGCGGCGATCTTGCGCGCGGCCTCGACCAGGGCGTCGAGCTGAAAGTCCTTGGCGCCGCGATCGATGTTATCCAACTCCCATTGCTTGAGCACGAAGCTCACGCGACCCTCGACCAGGGGCAGCACCTGATGGACGCCGAAGCGCACCGCCTCGACTTTCTGCCCCGGCGGAACCTCGAGGCGACCGAGATTGACGCAGGGGTGGTCGATGCCGTGGGGGCCGTCGACGTCGACGAACTTGCGCGCCGAGAGGGTGGCCACCAATGCCTCGCGGGCCATGGCGTCGATTTCCGCCCAAGCTTTGGGGGTGATGGGGGCCAGTTCACGTCTGAGCAGATCCATGATATTCACTCCTTCATTTTGCTGAGGTCATTTGCTTGAGGCTGCCGATGCCGAGACCGGTCGCGGATGCCGAAGGCGCAGGTGCGTTCGCGGGGCCCTGCGGGGTCTGTCCGCCGGCGCCGCCGAGAAACTCGGTTTCGACTTCCTCGGCACCTTGCTGATAAAACATCTCTTCCTCGGGGTCGAGTTCCTTGAGCAAGCGCAGGAACTCGCCGGCATGCACCCGCTCTTCATTGGCGATGTCGACCAGAACCTGCTGCGCCAGGGTGTTGTCGGTCGATTCGGCCAACTGCATGTAGAGCTGAATCGCCTCGTATTCGGCCGCCACCATGAAGCGAATGGCGCGCACCAGTTCCGCGTGAGTGACCATGCGGTCGTTTTTCAGACAACTGAAAGGATGGCCAAAATCCGGCATCGTTGTGTCCTCCTGAAAAAATGAGATGCAATCAAGCGAGTCTGGCGCCCCTGATGCCGGGGCGCTTAATCAGCCTCATAAAATCTGACGTATTTTTTTCGCTTGTCAAATGGCCTCGGCGCTGGTCCTTGCGGAATCGGCTGGTATACTGAACGACATTTGCCGCGCGTCGCCCGTGCCCGAGGCGGTGCGCGCCTGGCTTTACAACCCCACGAAAAGGAGAACCAAACCATGGGTAACGAAGGCAAGAAATACAAATGCGAGATCTGCGGCAATGTGGTGCAACTGCTGGTCGACGGCGGCGGAGAACTGGTCTGCTGCGGCGAGCCCATGGAGGAGACGGCGTAGTAGAGCCCAAGAGCGCGCCCCATGCTGAAAATGTCCGCCCCTCCCGCGCGCGCCGTGGGCCTGATTACCGAATACAACCCCTTTCACAACGGGCATCTGCACCATGTGCGGGAAAGTCGCCGGGTGTCGGGCGCCGAGGTGGTGGTGGCGGTGATGAGCGGGCACTTTCTGCAGCGGGGCGAGCCGGCTCTGGTGGACAAGTGGGTGCGGGCCGAAATGGCCCTGCGCTGCGGCGTCGATGTGGTGGTGGAGTTGCCCTTTCCCTGGGCATGCAGCAGTGCGCCGGATTTCGCGCGGGGTGCCGTGCAGGCCCTGACGGCCCTGGGACGGGTGGACAGCCTGTGTTTCGGCAGTGAGGCAGGAGATCTGGAGGCCCTGCGCGGCTGCGCGGATCTGCTTTGCGATCACGAGCCCCTGATCCGGGCGGAAACGGAAAAGCTTTTGCGCGCCGGGGTCAGCTATCCCGAGGCGCGTGCGCGGTTGCTGGCCGCCAAGGCGGCAAACCCGCTGAGCGCCGCGGCCCTGGCGGCGCCCAACAACATTCTCGGCATCGAATACCTGCGGGCCTTGCGCCTGGCCGGCAACCCCCTGCACGCCTTCACCGTGCAGCGCATCGGCGCCGGCTATCACGATCAGGGCCTGGGCGAGGGGCCGATCGCCAGCGCCACGGCGATTCGCCGCGCCCTGGCCGATGGACAGGACGTCATTTCTTATCTGCCCGAAGGCGCAGCGGGGCCCTTGTTCGAAGCCCTGGCCAAGGGGCGTGCTCTCGACCCGGGCCACCATCTGCGCCTGTTGTTGGGCCGCATCATCCAGGGTGCCGAGGGCCTGCGCAGCATTTTTCTGGTGGCCGACGGCTTGGAAAACCGACTGGTGAGCGCCGCCGACCGGGCCGCGGATTTGGAGGATCTGGTGACGGCGGTCAAGGCGCGGCAGTTCACCCGCACCCGCATTCAGCGCATGCTCACCTACATTCTCAACGACGTACGCAGCGCGCAGGTAACGCCCCTGCTAGGCGCGGGGCCACGCTACCTGCACCTGTTGGGGGCAACGCCGGCCGGTCGGGTCTTTCTCGGCGCCTGCCGCAAGCATCTGCAATTGCCCCTGGTGGGCAATTTCTCGCGAATCCACGCCATTCTCAAGCGCCACTACGGCGAGCAGAGCGCCGATTATCGCCTGGCCCTGGCGCAACTCGATCTGGAGCAGCGCACCACCCGCACCTTCACCCTGCTCATGAGCCGCTGGAGCGGCGCCAACCGCAACCGCGATTTTTTCGAGCCGCTCAGAAACGGGTGAGCCGCCCGCGGCGTCGGATGCGCGGCGGTTTGAAAAAAGTGACAAATGAGGTAATATATTCATAAGCGAGATACGCGCTTACTCACGACTCGCTCTTTCGCGCGTCGGATATCCCTCCTGGCCGGCGCGCATTTTTTTGCCGTAAATCCCCCCACTCGAAACACAGCCGACAATCAAGCCGCAATAGCGGCGCGGGCGCTCAGAGGCCGTTTTGCTGCTGAGGGCTGATGATCACGTCGATGCGTCGGTTGGTGGCGCGCCCCTCGGCGGTGGTGTTGAGGGCCAGGGGGCGCCGCGATCCGTAGCCGACCGCCAGGACGCGCTCGGGGGCGAGGGCGTCGTTGGCCACGAAAAACTGACGCACCGCCTCGGCGCGTTCCTGGGACAAGCGCGCGTTGATTTCGTCCGAACCGGTGCTGTCGGTGTGCCCCTCGATGGTCACGGCTGGTTCGCCGAAGCGCTGTATGGCGCGGCGCACCTTGCCGAGCAGGGGATAATTGGCCGGCTCGATGATCGCCTGGCCGACGGGGAAGTGGATGCTGCGCAGGCGCAGCACGATATGGTTGCCCTGCTTGTAGACCTCGGCTTCATCGCTGGTGAAGGAAGCCTGCACCTCCTGAAAAAGCTGCTGCAGGCGCCGTTCCTGTTCGAGCTTTTCCTTCGCCGCGCGCTGCTCCCAGATATAGAGTTCCTTGGCGGCTTGCTCCTCGCGGGTGCGATCTTCCAGGCTCACGATCTGGCGGCGCGCCGCCTCGATCTGAAAGCGCTGGGCTTCCTGGCCTTTCTGTAGGCTCTCGATGCCGGCGACCAGGGCCTTGGCCTGATCGGGGAAGGACAGGTCGCGCCAGTCCTGGTCGCTGAGCTGACGCGCGGGCAGCCTTAGCAGCGCCTCGATCCACAGAGCGATTTGCTCGGAGTGCATGTCCCGGATGCTGCGGCTGGCGTAGGTGAGGTGCAACAAGCGGCGGCTTTCAAAATCCGCCCGTGCGGCCTTTTTCGCGATGGTTTCCCTGTCGTAGCGGTCGATGCTGATGGTGGTTTCGGCGTCGTCGAGGGCCTGCTCGGCGCGCGCCAGGCTCTCCGGCGCAAAGCTCGCCGCGCGTAGATCCCGCGCTTCCTTGAGCATCTCGCGCGCTTCGCTCAAGGCATTGTGCTTGATGGCGCGTAATTCCAGGGCGAGGAATTCCTCGGTCACCGCTGTGCTGCGGCGTAGCGCCCAGTCGATGCGCTCGTTTTCGACGGCGCGGGTGAGTTGCAGCAGGCGCGTTTCCACGGCCAGGTAATCTTCGCCGAAATTCACCGCATTGACCTTGCGCGCCA
Proteins encoded in this region:
- a CDS encoding lysophospholipid acyltransferase family protein, which codes for MSTTHSHTDPFRISGPFRAPVKQKAFSLLAGACLERLLRLNHCREIYSHIQADPGPEPFPERVLRHLGIDVALDEQQTRNVPRSGPALVVANHPFGAVEGLVLAALLQRLRPDVKFMANYLLQRIPQMADLIIAVDPFGREASARDNIRPLRQCLNWLKGGGLLVVFPAGEVSHLHLHRRQVTDPPWNPNLGRLVRKSGAMVVPVYFSGSNGAAFQLAGLVHPGLRTALLPRELLNKQRRRIFLRIGSPLAPESLAALPSDQELIGYLRARTYALAAGQGSVANRFVLPGKKRPQPLLPAPIEPVVIGLLGQEIADLPAAQLLLESGPYQCWQTSLQQSPNLLREIGRLREITFRASGEGTGQPIDLDAFDHHYTHILLWHRDLEQIVGAYRVGRCDEILKNQGPEGLYLRTLFRFDRELLEKTGPALELGRSFVRCEYQKSYSPLLLLWKGIGRFVARHPHYRTLLGPVSISRTYSDLSRRLIAGCLSQQLAHPELTQRVRPQRPLNLHRAPRIKGCSPAEVNALMGNLDGLDQLIADIEPDRKGLPVLLRHYLNLGGKLLGFNLDPDFSDVIDGLLLVDLLHTEERLLERYLGKEAAAAYLHHHCPPESLAC
- a CDS encoding ferritin family protein, with product MPQEYKMKEALKMAISAKKNLMDFYRQAAAITENENGKKVFTRLADEVQENARKFYSHYKWEDIDSFETLMEAAPQSNSVMLAELKKALDKNLHERKARELALKEQEDMEKTFRLAASHIIDPQVRAVFEEVARDARTHYEIIESEYARTMAMVHETDIDTYVRE
- the sfsA gene encoding DNA/RNA nuclease SfsA produces the protein MKLPEPLVEGVLVRRYQRFLTDVRLADGSLVTAHTPNTGSMKQCAVPGHRVLLSRSSNPARKLAYTLELIEVAGHWVDTHTQRSNRVVEEALSGGLIAGLEGYQVRREVRLGASRMDFLLEKAQERAYLEVKNVTLCCRPGVACFPDAVTLRGQKHLQELRLAVEQGHRALIFFLVQRGEAHAFSPADQIDPVYGRLLREVCAAGVEVLAYRTQVTPTENRIAEKLFVIL
- a CDS encoding family 1 encapsulin nanocompartment shell protein; translated protein: MDLLRRELAPITPKAWAEIDAMAREALVATLSARKFVDVDGPHGIDHPCVNLGRLEVPPGQKVEAVRFGVHQVLPLVEGRVSFVLKQWELDNIDRGAKDFQLDALVEAARKIAAFEEQAVFKGFEAGCIKGLHSEVAAPLVPLELDMDAFVDAVSEGQARLLREGVEGPANLVVNPEVWKFLARSTPGGTLRSLLEKQLTGAVIYSDAVQGALLAAARGGDFELTIGQDFAIGYHHHTAEEIHLFITESFTFRVITPEALVGFEVKKKAKK
- a CDS encoding ferritin family protein, whose translation is MPDFGHPFSCLKNDRMVTHAELVRAIRFMVAAEYEAIQLYMQLAESTDNTLAQQVLVDIANEERVHAGEFLRLLKELDPEEEMFYQQGAEEVETEFLGGAGGQTPQGPANAPAPSASATGLGIGSLKQMTSAK
- a CDS encoding desulfoferrodoxin FeS4 iron-binding domain-containing protein, which translates into the protein MGNEGKKYKCEICGNVVQLLVDGGGELVCCGEPMEETA
- a CDS encoding tRNA(Met) cytidine acetate ligase, producing the protein MLKMSAPPARAVGLITEYNPFHNGHLHHVRESRRVSGAEVVVAVMSGHFLQRGEPALVDKWVRAEMALRCGVDVVVELPFPWACSSAPDFARGAVQALTALGRVDSLCFGSEAGDLEALRGCADLLCDHEPLIRAETEKLLRAGVSYPEARARLLAAKAANPLSAAALAAPNNILGIEYLRALRLAGNPLHAFTVQRIGAGYHDQGLGEGPIASATAIRRALADGQDVISYLPEGAAGPLFEALAKGRALDPGHHLRLLLGRIIQGAEGLRSIFLVADGLENRLVSAADRAADLEDLVTAVKARQFTRTRIQRMLTYILNDVRSAQVTPLLGAGPRYLHLLGATPAGRVFLGACRKHLQLPLVGNFSRIHAILKRHYGEQSADYRLALAQLDLEQRTTRTFTLLMSRWSGANRNRDFFEPLRNG
- a CDS encoding OmpA family protein, with the protein product MRPTRSGWLSTSLLLCLLLVAGCGKAPPRIEPLALTKNPSEQIELLDADLVNARLNELHILAPDNFAAASTALNNARQGLDRGAGVAEILNRVAIGRAHLETGSERAKVVRSILAAPLEARTLARKVNAVNFGEDYLAVETRLLQLTRAVENERIDWALRRSTAVTEEFLALELRAIKHNALSEAREMLKEARDLRAASFAPESLARAEQALDDAETTISIDRYDRETIAKKAARADFESRRLLHLTYASRSIRDMHSEQIALWIEALLRLPARQLSDQDWRDLSFPDQAKALVAGIESLQKGQEAQRFQIEAARRQIVSLEDRTREEQAAKELYIWEQRAAKEKLEQERRLQQLFQEVQASFTSDEAEVYKQGNHIVLRLRSIHFPVGQAIIEPANYPLLGKVRRAIQRFGEPAVTIEGHTDSTGSDEINARLSQERAEAVRQFFVANDALAPERVLAVGYGSRRPLALNTTAEGRATNRRIDVIISPQQQNGL